The following coding sequences lie in one Rutidosis leptorrhynchoides isolate AG116_Rl617_1_P2 chromosome 4, CSIRO_AGI_Rlap_v1, whole genome shotgun sequence genomic window:
- the LOC139903937 gene encoding uncharacterized protein isoform X1: MTCSDSSKKIVDPVVYKLARVVGDEIYIPATDDEVMKFEDLIDHNSSLQCVKGDGQTAACISNDDIFGQEFMHIDFEGLLDFEDSFDDDGGRSDAIVDPAVDLREVNHQYEEVTQSESTPVDVQIEQSWDRKQADPPKGAAESEPSTSTTGAGSNPDFCKPNGDICLDNLTVRELQATFKTTLGKETNVKDKQWLKRKILMGLSSSCDVSATNHYIVENNKVKKKGKIQELNNKDENLNEVSQTIQMEDDFSGNRKSVQSSMSKYHIAVEDDDNHASKRVRKPTKRYIEVSESDSLEYSGRPVSSVKSSGHGTRNRVRSIHNIQPVRRHFVTRHDSLGGFGVKIPYVSRIRRGRPRENFMSLMKFQSCGMGNTSKPVNKALDEQDRLSDHEIENHELKTTPTTGWVQQPLIKEAGEHEQYSEQSGELNNDSDEGLVDSYSEDDSDDSILTVPTAKGGMRRKHHRPWTLNEVVKLVEGVSRYGAGRWSEIKKIAFATCSHRTSVDLKDKWRNLLRVSFTQLHADKEQVQNSKKHASTPIPIPILLRVRELAEIQPKVSPVMSALKFEARSSRKLNNIRSGFL; the protein is encoded by the exons ATGACGTGCAGTGATTCCTCAAAGAAGATTGTTGATCCTGTTGTTTACAAACTTGCTCGG GTTGTGGGTGATGAGATATATATACCTGCAACTGATGATGAAGTGATGAAGTTTGAAGACTTGATTGATCATAACAGTTCACTGCAATGCGTTAAGGGCGATGGTCAGACTGCAGCCTGCATTTCAAATGATGACATTTTTGGTCAGGAGTTCATGCACATTGACTTTGAAG GCCTCTTGGATTTTGAGGACTCTTTTGACGATGATGGAGGAAGATCAGATGCCATAGTTGACCCAGCAGTTGATCTCAGGGAAGTGAATCACCAATATGAG GAAGTTACTCAATCAGAGTCAACTCCCGTTGATGTCCAGATTGAACAATCTTGGGACAGAAAGCAAGCAGACCCTCCTAAGGGAGCAGCCGAGAGCGAGCCGTCAACTTCAACCACGGGTGCTGGTTCGAACCCTGATTTCTGTAAACCGAACGGGGATATATGCCTGGACAATCTTACAGTTAGAGAACTTCAAGCAACTTTTAAGACTACACTTGGCAAGGAAACTAATGTGAAGGACAAGCAGTGGCTCAAGAGAAAGATTCTTATGGGGTTGTCGAGTTCTTGTGATGTTTCAGCTACTAATCATTATATAGTTGAAAATAACAAAGTTAAAAAGAAAGGAAAAATACAAGAGTTGAATAACAAGGATGAGAATCTTAATGAGGTTAGTCAAACTATTCAAATGGAAGATGATTTCAGTGGAAACAGAAAAAGTGTGCAAAGTTCTATGTCCAAGTATCATATTGCTGTCGAAGATGATGACAACCATGCTTCTAAAAGAGTTCGGAAGCCCACAAAGCGCTATATCGAAGTATCAGAATCAGACTCACTTGAATATAGTGGTAGACCAGTTTCTTCTGTCAAAAGTTCTGGACATGGAACACGAAATCGTGTCCGGTCTATTCATAATATCCAACCAGTTAGGAGACATTTTGTAACTCGTCACGATTCTCTTGGAGGTTTCGGGGTTAAAATTCCATATGTTTCCAGGATTCGAAGAGGGCGCCCAAGAGAGAATTTTATGTCACTAATG AAATTTCAATCATGTGGAATGGGGAACACATCAAAGCCGGTAAATAAGGCCCTTGATGAACAAGATCGTCTGTCGGATCACGAAATAGAGAATCATGAACTCAAAACTACACCGACTACTGGTTGGGTTCAACAGCCT CTAATTAAGGAAGCAGGAGAACATGAACAATACTCGGAGCAATCGGGCGAATTAAACAATGATTCAGATGAAGGTCTGGTGGATTCATATTCAGAAGATGATTCAGATGATAGTATATTAACTGTGCCAACAGCAAAAGGTGGGATGCGAAGGAAACATCATCGACCATGGACTCTTAATGAAGTGGTTAAATTAGTTGAAGGTGTTTCTAGGTATGGTGCTGGCAGGTGGTCTGAGATAAAGAAGATAGCTTTTGCAACATGCTCACACCGTACATCAGTTGATCTCAAA GACAAGTGGAGGAACTTGCTGAGAGTGAGTTTCACACAGTTACATGCTGATAAAGAG CAGGTACAAAACTCTAAGAAGCATGCATCAACTCCGATCCCGATACCAATTCTGTTAAGAGTGAGAGAGCTTGCAGAAATACAACCAAAGGTGAGTCCAGTTATGAGCGCCTTGAAATTTGAGGCACGTAGTAGTAGAAAGTTAAATAATATAAGGTCTGGATTTTTGTAG
- the LOC139903937 gene encoding uncharacterized protein isoform X2, with protein sequence MTCSDSSKKIVDPVVYKLARVVGDEIYIPATDDEVMKFEDLIDHNSSLQCVKGDGQTAACISNDDIFGQEFMHIDFEGLLDFEDSFDDDGGRSDAIVDPAVDLREVNHQYEEVTQSESTPVDVQIEQSWDRKQADPPKGAAESEPSTSTTGAGSNPDFCKPNGDICLDNLTVRELQATFKTTLGKETNVKDKQWLKRKILMGLSSSCDVSATNHYIVENNKVKKKGKIQELNNKDENLNEVSQTIQMEDDFSGNRKSVQSSMSKYHIAVEDDDNHASKRVRKPTKRYIEVSESDSLEYSGRPVSSVKSSGHGTRNRVRSIHNIQPVRRHFVTRHDSLGGFGVKIPYVSRIRRGRPRENFMSLMKFQSCGMGNTSKPVNKALDEQDRLSDHEIENHELKTTPTTGWVQQPLIKEAGEHEQYSEQSGELNNDSDEGLVDSYSEDDSDDSILTVPTAKGGMRRKHHRPWTLNEVVKLVEGVSRYGAGRWSEIKKIAFATCSHRTSVDLKDKWRNLLRVSFTQLHADKEVQNSKKHASTPIPIPILLRVRELAEIQPKVSPVMSALKFEARSSRKLNNIRSGFL encoded by the exons ATGACGTGCAGTGATTCCTCAAAGAAGATTGTTGATCCTGTTGTTTACAAACTTGCTCGG GTTGTGGGTGATGAGATATATATACCTGCAACTGATGATGAAGTGATGAAGTTTGAAGACTTGATTGATCATAACAGTTCACTGCAATGCGTTAAGGGCGATGGTCAGACTGCAGCCTGCATTTCAAATGATGACATTTTTGGTCAGGAGTTCATGCACATTGACTTTGAAG GCCTCTTGGATTTTGAGGACTCTTTTGACGATGATGGAGGAAGATCAGATGCCATAGTTGACCCAGCAGTTGATCTCAGGGAAGTGAATCACCAATATGAG GAAGTTACTCAATCAGAGTCAACTCCCGTTGATGTCCAGATTGAACAATCTTGGGACAGAAAGCAAGCAGACCCTCCTAAGGGAGCAGCCGAGAGCGAGCCGTCAACTTCAACCACGGGTGCTGGTTCGAACCCTGATTTCTGTAAACCGAACGGGGATATATGCCTGGACAATCTTACAGTTAGAGAACTTCAAGCAACTTTTAAGACTACACTTGGCAAGGAAACTAATGTGAAGGACAAGCAGTGGCTCAAGAGAAAGATTCTTATGGGGTTGTCGAGTTCTTGTGATGTTTCAGCTACTAATCATTATATAGTTGAAAATAACAAAGTTAAAAAGAAAGGAAAAATACAAGAGTTGAATAACAAGGATGAGAATCTTAATGAGGTTAGTCAAACTATTCAAATGGAAGATGATTTCAGTGGAAACAGAAAAAGTGTGCAAAGTTCTATGTCCAAGTATCATATTGCTGTCGAAGATGATGACAACCATGCTTCTAAAAGAGTTCGGAAGCCCACAAAGCGCTATATCGAAGTATCAGAATCAGACTCACTTGAATATAGTGGTAGACCAGTTTCTTCTGTCAAAAGTTCTGGACATGGAACACGAAATCGTGTCCGGTCTATTCATAATATCCAACCAGTTAGGAGACATTTTGTAACTCGTCACGATTCTCTTGGAGGTTTCGGGGTTAAAATTCCATATGTTTCCAGGATTCGAAGAGGGCGCCCAAGAGAGAATTTTATGTCACTAATG AAATTTCAATCATGTGGAATGGGGAACACATCAAAGCCGGTAAATAAGGCCCTTGATGAACAAGATCGTCTGTCGGATCACGAAATAGAGAATCATGAACTCAAAACTACACCGACTACTGGTTGGGTTCAACAGCCT CTAATTAAGGAAGCAGGAGAACATGAACAATACTCGGAGCAATCGGGCGAATTAAACAATGATTCAGATGAAGGTCTGGTGGATTCATATTCAGAAGATGATTCAGATGATAGTATATTAACTGTGCCAACAGCAAAAGGTGGGATGCGAAGGAAACATCATCGACCATGGACTCTTAATGAAGTGGTTAAATTAGTTGAAGGTGTTTCTAGGTATGGTGCTGGCAGGTGGTCTGAGATAAAGAAGATAGCTTTTGCAACATGCTCACACCGTACATCAGTTGATCTCAAA GACAAGTGGAGGAACTTGCTGAGAGTGAGTTTCACACAGTTACATGCTGATAAAGAG GTACAAAACTCTAAGAAGCATGCATCAACTCCGATCCCGATACCAATTCTGTTAAGAGTGAGAGAGCTTGCAGAAATACAACCAAAGGTGAGTCCAGTTATGAGCGCCTTGAAATTTGAGGCACGTAGTAGTAGAAAGTTAAATAATATAAGGTCTGGATTTTTGTAG
- the LOC139903938 gene encoding exocyst complex component EXO70A1-like: protein MEPPGTDSSAAEQIILRWDSMASEDARYQMIFEGDRDEINRYLQAVDQLQRSMDSNTLSENQSTKVNNAIQIAMARLEDEFRNILITNSTPIETEPLIDSVSLTPRTTPRTSSCRSDSPENEHNSEKRTESISKITSASFNERNERSTTFASCRSMNSIREQDLIPAESISDLREIAERMIAAGYFRECVQVYGSVRKSVVDGSFKKLGVEKLSIGDIQRLEWEALNAKIGRWIRAAKVCIRVLFSSEKKLCKQIFEDLGTTSADDVCFMETVKSPATQLFNFAEAISISRRSPEKLFKILDLHDSLLDLLPDIDDVFDSKPAESIRIQAPEILSRLAEAARGMLTEFENAVLREPSKVPVPGGTIHPLTRYVMNYISLISDYKLTLGEVIVSKPATGSRHCDSTAPEMDFSDHEGQSPLALHLIWIITILQFNLEGKSKHYKDNSLAHLFIMNNVHYIVQKIKGPMELRDMIGDQYLRTLTRTFRQAATNHQRATWIGVLHCLRDQGLHSTGSFSSGVSKSALRERFKSFNVIFDEVHRTQALWLVPDEQLREELKISILEKLVPAYRSFLGRYGNHISDNYIKYTVEDLENAVLDLFEGYAVSQHSRRRSQ from the coding sequence ATGGAACCACCGGGGACAGACAGCTCAGCTGCTGAACAGATCATACTCCGGTGGGACTCAATGGCATCAGAAGATGCTAGATATCAAATGATTTTTGAAGGTGATCGTGACGAAATAAACCGTTACTTGCAAGCTGTAGATCAACTCCAACGATCTATGGACTCAAATACATTATCCGAAAatcagtcaacgaaagtcaacaacgCAATCCAGATTGCTATGGCTCGTTTAGAAGACGAGTTTCGTAACATTCTTATTACGAACTCGACTCCTATTGAGACCGAGCCACTTATTGACTCGGTCTCGTTAACTCCTAGAACCACTCCTAGAACTAGCAGTTGTCGGAGTGATTCACCAGAAAATGAACATAATAGCGAAAAACGAACTGAATCGATTTCTAAAATCACTTCTGCATCATTTAATGAACGTAATGAACGTAGCACGACGTTCGCGAGCTGTAGATCTATGAACAGCATTCGCGAACAAGATCTGATACCAGCTGAAAGCATATCAGATCTGCGCGAGATCGCAGAGCGTATGATTGCTGCTGGTTACTTCAGAGAGTGTGTTCAGGTGTACGGAAGTGTACGGAAATCTGTTGTAGACGGAAGCTTTAAAAAGCTCGGAGTCGAAAAATTAAGCATAGGTGACATTCAGCGCCTTGAATGGGAGGCGCTGAACGCAAAAATCGGACGTTGGATTCGAGCTGCGAAAGTTTGTATCAGAGTTTTGTTTTCTAGCGAAAAGAAGCTTTGTAAGCAAATTTTCGAAGATTTAGGGACGACGTCAGCGGATGACGTGTGTTTCATGGAAACCGTTAAGTCTCCGGCGACTCAGCTGTTTAATTTTGCGGAAGCGATAAGTATAAGCAGGAGGTCACCGGAGAAGCTGTTTAAAATTCTGGATTTACATGACTCGTTACTAGATTTATTGCCGGATATTGATGACGTGTTTGATTCGAAACCGGCTGAATCGATTAGGATTCAAGCGCCGGAGATACTTTCACGGCTAGCGGAAGCGGCTAGAGGAATGTTAACGGAGTTTGAAAACGCAGTCCTTCGAGAACCTTCTAAAGTTCCTGTTCCTGGAGGTACGATTCATCCTTTAACTAGGTATGTAATGAATTACATAAGTTTGATTTCAGATTACAAGTTAACATTAGGAGAAGTAATCGTTTCGAAACCGGCAACCGGATCTAGACATTGTGATTCCACCGCACCGGAGATGGATTTTAGTGATCATGAAGGGCAATCGCCGTTAGCGTTACATTTAATTTGGATAATTACGATATTGCAATTTAATCTAGAAGGAAAATCGAAACATTATAAGGATAATTCGTTAGCTCATTTGTTCATTATGAATAATGTTCATTACATTGTACAAAAGATCAAAGGGCCAATGGAGTTAAGGGATATGATTGGTGACCAGTATTTAAGAACCCTAACCAGGACCTTTAGGCAAGCTGCCACGAATCACCAACGAGCAACGTGGATTGGTGTATTACATTGTTTGCGAGATCAAGGGTTACACTCGACTGGAAGTTTCTCGTCTGGTGTTTCAAAGAGTGCGTTAAGAGAGCGGTTCAAATCGTTTAATGTGATATTTGATGAAGTGCATAGGACACAAGCGTTATGGTTAGTCCCCGATGAGCAACTTCGCGAGGAGTTGAAAATATCGATATTGGAGAAACTTGTTCCAGCTTATCGTTCGTTTCTTGGGAGATACGGGAATCATATATCGGATAATTATATCAAGTACACTGTGGAAGATCTTGAAAATGCAGTTTTGGATTTGTTTGAAGGGTATGCAGTTTCTCAGCATTCTAGGAGAAGATCACAATGA